In Oryza sativa Japonica Group chromosome 11, ASM3414082v1, the following are encoded in one genomic region:
- the LOC107275501 gene encoding uncharacterized protein gives MAAEAAQEPNQEFLDACMPSPSSAREAARRRVPPLSDDDIGWFHCEACDEPRLLYDRRRVSGGCAHELCVACVVGHVEARVAAGEVPVRCPFQFPAGSSHCDAVVHPEDCKDLLYIGDFDAWCVALCELAVGGPGAFARYPNPDCGERLDTGAGGERAVSGATCLRCSRAFCLRCEQPWDERHRDGEGCVPPGNGDAAAP, from the coding sequence atggcggcggaggcggcgcaggaGCCCAACCAGGAGTTCCTCGATGCCTGCATGCCGTCGCCGTCATCGGCCAGGGAGGcggcccgccgccgcgtgccgccgctCAGCGACGACGACATCGGGTGGTTCCACTGCGAGGCCTGCGACGAGCCGAGGCTGCTGTACGACCGCCGCCGCGTGTCCGGCGGGTGCGCGCACGAGCTCTGCGTCGCCTGCGTCGTCGGCCACGTCGAGGCCCGCGTCGCGGCGGGGGAGGTGCCCGTGCGCTGCCCTTTCCAATTCCCGGCCGGCTCCTCCCACTGCGACGCCGTCGTGCACCCGGAGGACTGCAAGGACCTGCTCTACATAGGCGACTTCGACGCGTGGTGCGTCGCGCTCTgcgagctcgccgtcggcggcccGGGCGCCTTCGCGCGCTACCCCAACCCGGACTGCGGCGAGCGGCTCgacaccggcgccggcggcgagcgcgcggtgTCCGGGGCGACCTGCCTCCGCTGCTCCCGCGCGTTCTGCCTGCGGTGCGAGCAGCCGTGGGACGAACGCCACCGTGACGGCGAAGGCTGCGTGCCTCCCGGAAATGGAGACGCTGCCGCGCCATGA